Proteins found in one uncultured Desulfuromonas sp. genomic segment:
- a CDS encoding fumarate hydratase, whose protein sequence is MSEFKYQDPFPMGKDDTEYRLLTKEYVSTTEFDGQEVLKVDPEGLTFLSNQAFREVNFLLRPAHNEKVASILRDPESSPNDRGVAMAMLQNAVVAAKFELPFCQDTGTATIVGKKGQGVWTGCNDAEKLSEGVYKTYTEENLRYSQNAPINMYDEVNTKCNLPAQIDLLATNGSEYKFLFVVKGGGSANKTYLYQETKATINKNTLVDWLVGKLKTLGTAACPPYHVAFCIGGTSAETCLKTAKLGSTGYYDSLPTEGNELGQSFRDVELEQELLKRAQELGIGAQFGGKYFAHDIRVIRSSRHGASCPIGLAVSCSADRNIKAKINKDGIWLEQMDNNPARLMPEGERGNRPEVVKIDLNRPMKEVLAELSKYPTKTQLSLNGTIVVGRDIAHARFREIIERGEELPQYLKDYPIYYAGPAKTPPGKPSGSFGPTTAARMDPYVDMLQSRGASMIMIAKGNRSQQVTDSCNKHGGFYLGSIGGPAAALAEYNIKSVECLDFEDLGMEAVWKIEVEDFPAFILVDDKGNDFFKELGI, encoded by the coding sequence ATGTCAGAATTCAAGTACCAGGACCCGTTTCCGATGGGCAAGGACGATACCGAATATCGCCTGTTGACCAAGGAATATGTCAGCACCACCGAATTTGACGGCCAGGAAGTTTTGAAAGTCGACCCCGAAGGTCTGACGTTCCTGTCCAACCAGGCGTTCCGCGAAGTTAACTTTTTGTTGCGTCCGGCCCACAACGAAAAAGTTGCGTCCATTCTTCGTGACCCCGAGTCTTCACCCAACGACCGCGGTGTTGCCATGGCCATGCTGCAGAATGCTGTTGTCGCCGCTAAATTTGAGCTGCCGTTCTGTCAGGACACCGGCACTGCTACGATTGTCGGTAAAAAGGGCCAGGGCGTCTGGACCGGTTGCAATGACGCTGAAAAACTCTCCGAAGGGGTGTACAAAACCTACACCGAAGAGAATCTGCGCTACTCGCAGAATGCGCCGATCAATATGTACGACGAGGTCAACACCAAATGTAACCTCCCGGCACAGATTGATCTGCTAGCCACCAACGGAAGCGAATATAAGTTTCTGTTTGTCGTTAAGGGTGGCGGTAGTGCCAACAAGACCTACCTCTATCAGGAAACCAAAGCGACCATTAACAAAAACACTCTGGTCGATTGGCTGGTCGGCAAACTCAAAACCCTCGGCACCGCAGCCTGCCCTCCCTACCATGTGGCATTCTGCATCGGCGGCACCAGCGCTGAAACCTGCTTGAAAACTGCCAAGCTCGGGTCCACGGGCTACTACGACAGTCTGCCGACTGAAGGAAATGAACTGGGTCAATCGTTCCGCGATGTTGAGCTGGAGCAAGAACTGCTCAAGCGCGCTCAAGAGCTGGGCATCGGTGCTCAATTCGGCGGTAAATACTTCGCTCACGATATCCGCGTGATCCGTTCCAGCCGCCACGGCGCGTCCTGTCCCATCGGTCTGGCCGTCTCCTGTTCGGCAGACCGCAACATCAAGGCCAAGATCAACAAAGACGGCATCTGGCTGGAGCAAATGGACAACAACCCGGCCCGCCTCATGCCTGAAGGCGAGCGCGGCAACCGTCCTGAAGTGGTTAAAATCGACCTCAACCGTCCGATGAAAGAGGTTCTGGCGGAACTGTCCAAGTACCCGACCAAAACGCAACTGTCTCTCAACGGTACCATCGTCGTTGGTCGTGATATTGCTCACGCCCGTTTCCGCGAGATCATCGAGCGTGGTGAAGAGCTGCCGCAATATCTCAAGGATTACCCGATCTATTACGCCGGTCCGGCTAAAACTCCGCCCGGCAAGCCGTCCGGTTCCTTCGGTCCGACCACCGCAGCACGCATGGACCCCTATGTGGACATGCTGCAGTCGCGCGGCGCATCCATGATCATGATCGCCAAAGGCAACCGCTCTCAACAGGTGACGGATTCCTGTAATAAGCACGGCGGGTTCTACCTCGGCTCCATTGGTGGACCGGCTGCGGCCCTGGCCGAGTACAACATCAAGAGCG
- a CDS encoding Cache 3/Cache 2 fusion domain-containing protein, whose product MKPSIIKHGAMMKIRSKIAIMALVLVLLTALSIVSVVFYQLNYVQDEIEEELLTIEFDQTKNILRNTILMIEALQAEVERRLHYDLNAAQALLNSSGGVQITPHSQQWTIMNQYDHSSRDVVLPTLDFVSNNNVYGPDHWQPPSTSHFIEHLSEVLGVTCTLFQRIDPQGDMLRVATTVPSSNGRAAVGTYIPAQHPDGSFDPVIRQVLQGQRFVGRAFVVDDWYNTAYHPLYDQQKNIIGMLYVGERQSELDSLIHSIQHIAADSRGALFIMEAQPREGQHRQGVVQTLTSSEHDPMRSGHTSKDAQYAEQILGKLLNEKRLALTEEINVLHADDRLNDVSAVRDDHVIVYSYFAPWDWLIGIYSKCETASSTQQRLGVMFQRTVASVCITAFLWFSLALWLAFRLATQISKPLEKAVDGFRRVGQGDLDYELGHASGFEIEALYRSFDTMVRNLHQVTASRDELDLEVNARRQIEQKLQNTVATLETIIREAPMSIVVVTQEGYVVMWNPSAEKIFGWKEEEVLGELYPLVRGDEMTEECLNYKKLVENGLILQAREMQRYHKDGHKLDLLVSAACLAGPDSPCKNILILLEDISAFKKTQRQLQEREEQYKLLSAEFQSILDSIEDVISLVSPDMKILWCNHGKKRWNKKETILPMISCYSVWDKNLSECKNCPIRKSFETGESHSAIITTPDGVRWGIKTFPQKNNDGHVTNVIEVASDITESSILREEAMRSARLASLGELSAGIAHEINNPNGVIMQNAPIISEMLESLLPILDDYVRDHGDFTVGRLPYSRVRDKLLQIPRRVLDSSYRIKAIVDDLKDFVRDEGHQDVQNQADLNYALEAAVRLTSNTVKKATNHFSVNYAEGLPLFIGSVQRIEQVIVNLIMNACQALPDMEASIAIQTRYDAESNQIELEIIDQGCGITEENIAKVTNPFFTTKRETGGTGLGLSISSRIIEEHGGRLSIESVVDSGTAITISLPCHKEDA is encoded by the coding sequence ATGAAACCATCAATTATTAAACATGGTGCAATGATGAAAATTCGGTCGAAAATAGCCATTATGGCGCTCGTTCTGGTTTTGTTGACGGCTCTGTCCATTGTTTCCGTGGTGTTTTACCAACTCAATTATGTCCAGGACGAGATCGAAGAAGAACTGCTTACCATTGAGTTCGACCAAACAAAAAATATCCTGCGCAATACAATCCTCATGATTGAGGCGCTGCAAGCTGAAGTTGAACGACGTTTGCACTACGACCTGAATGCCGCCCAGGCTCTGTTGAACAGTTCAGGAGGTGTTCAAATTACGCCCCACAGCCAGCAGTGGACAATCATGAACCAATACGATCATTCAAGTCGTGACGTTGTCCTTCCGACTCTGGATTTTGTTTCGAACAACAACGTGTACGGTCCTGATCATTGGCAACCTCCATCAACAAGCCATTTTATCGAACACCTGTCCGAAGTGCTCGGCGTCACCTGCACGTTGTTTCAGCGGATAGATCCGCAGGGTGACATGTTGCGCGTCGCTACGACGGTTCCCAGCTCTAATGGGCGGGCCGCCGTCGGCACCTATATTCCGGCACAGCACCCAGACGGTTCTTTCGATCCGGTCATCCGTCAGGTTTTACAGGGGCAGCGCTTTGTCGGCCGTGCGTTTGTCGTTGATGACTGGTACAACACCGCCTATCATCCGTTATATGATCAACAGAAAAACATTATCGGCATGCTCTATGTCGGTGAACGTCAATCAGAGCTCGATTCACTGATTCATTCCATTCAACATATTGCGGCCGATTCCAGGGGCGCGTTGTTTATTATGGAGGCCCAACCGCGTGAGGGGCAGCACCGTCAGGGTGTTGTTCAAACACTGACGTCGTCAGAACACGATCCTATGCGTTCCGGGCATACCAGCAAGGATGCCCAATATGCCGAGCAGATCCTCGGCAAACTGCTCAATGAAAAACGTCTGGCATTGACGGAAGAAATCAATGTTCTTCATGCCGATGATCGTTTAAACGATGTGTCTGCCGTGCGGGACGATCATGTCATTGTTTACAGCTATTTTGCCCCTTGGGACTGGCTTATCGGCATCTATTCCAAGTGTGAAACGGCCAGTTCCACGCAGCAACGTTTAGGTGTCATGTTTCAACGTACGGTCGCCTCTGTCTGCATAACGGCTTTTTTGTGGTTCAGTCTGGCTCTGTGGTTGGCTTTTCGTCTGGCCACCCAGATCTCCAAACCGTTGGAAAAAGCGGTTGACGGTTTTCGCCGCGTTGGGCAGGGCGATCTGGACTACGAATTGGGGCATGCCAGCGGGTTTGAGATTGAAGCGTTGTACCGCTCTTTTGACACTATGGTGCGCAATCTTCATCAGGTGACGGCGTCGCGAGACGAATTGGATCTTGAAGTCAATGCCCGTCGTCAGATTGAGCAGAAGCTGCAAAATACCGTTGCCACACTGGAAACCATTATCCGCGAAGCGCCCATGTCGATCGTTGTCGTGACCCAAGAGGGGTATGTGGTGATGTGGAACCCCAGTGCCGAGAAGATATTTGGCTGGAAAGAGGAGGAAGTCCTTGGTGAACTCTACCCTCTGGTGAGAGGCGACGAGATGACCGAGGAGTGCCTTAACTATAAAAAGCTGGTTGAAAATGGGCTGATTCTCCAGGCCAGGGAGATGCAGCGCTATCATAAAGACGGGCATAAACTCGATTTGCTGGTTTCGGCAGCCTGCTTGGCTGGTCCGGATAGTCCGTGTAAAAATATCCTTATTTTACTTGAGGATATTTCTGCATTTAAGAAAACCCAGCGCCAACTCCAGGAGCGCGAAGAGCAATATAAACTCCTTTCCGCGGAATTCCAGTCGATTCTGGACAGTATCGAAGATGTGATCTCCTTGGTCAGTCCGGATATGAAAATTCTCTGGTGCAATCACGGCAAAAAACGCTGGAATAAAAAAGAAACGATCCTGCCCATGATCAGTTGCTATTCGGTATGGGACAAGAACTTGAGTGAATGTAAAAATTGTCCGATTCGAAAGAGCTTCGAAACCGGAGAAAGTCACAGTGCAATCATCACAACACCCGATGGTGTTCGTTGGGGGATTAAAACGTTTCCACAAAAAAACAATGACGGTCACGTCACCAATGTGATTGAAGTCGCCAGTGATATTACCGAATCCAGCATTTTGCGTGAAGAAGCCATGCGCTCAGCGCGACTGGCATCATTGGGTGAATTGTCCGCCGGTATTGCCCATGAGATCAATAACCCCAATGGGGTGATCATGCAAAATGCGCCAATCATCAGTGAAATGCTTGAGTCGCTGCTGCCGATTCTCGATGACTATGTTCGTGATCATGGCGATTTTACCGTCGGGCGCCTGCCTTACAGCCGAGTGCGTGATAAATTACTTCAAATACCGCGTCGGGTTCTGGATAGCAGTTATCGTATTAAAGCCATTGTTGATGATTTGAAAGATTTTGTGCGCGACGAGGGGCATCAGGATGTGCAAAACCAGGCTGACTTGAATTATGCGCTTGAAGCCGCCGTGCGCCTGACTTCTAACACCGTGAAAAAAGCGACCAACCATTTTTCAGTCAACTATGCGGAAGGCTTGCCGTTGTTTATTGGTTCTGTGCAACGCATTGAACAAGTCATTGTCAATCTGATTATGAATGCCTGTCAGGCATTACCGGATATGGAAGCGTCCATCGCTATTCAGACCCGTTACGATGCCGAAAGCAACCAGATTGAGTTGGAGATCATTGACCAAGGCTGCGGTATCACTGAAGAGAATATCGCCAAAGTTACCAATCCGTTTTTTACGACAAAAAGAGAGACGGGGGGAACCGGATTAGGGCTGTCGATATCCTCACGCATTATTGAAGAACATGGTGGTCGCCTGTCGATTGAAAGTGTTGTCGACTCGGGGACAGCGATCACCATCTCTTTGCCGTGTCACAAGGAGGACGCATGA
- a CDS encoding sigma-54 dependent transcriptional regulator, translating to MTHSSLYPKFPVLLVDDEVEWLESFSFTLEYQAGITHVLTCSQSHKVMAMLKEQPFSLVILDMTMPPPTGEQLLPLITEEYPDVPVVVLSGLNQLDTAVNCMKLGATDYYTKTTEISHLMTGLKRILTEQDLRRELQTLKSGLLSHGLNHPDVFDEIVTRSPMMIAVFKYLEAVAGSCEPVLIIGESGAGKELIAKAVHRLSCPDAPWVAVNVAGLDDTAFSDTLFGHVRGAFTGADRPREGMIAKASGGVLFLDEIGDLSLQSQVKLLRLLQEKEYFALGSDAPRQVEARIICATNCDLAGKQQSGAFRKDLYYRLCSHQVVLPPLRERSEDLPLLLNYFLQQAADQLNKEVPTYPPQLPVLLSTYHFPGNIRELRGMIYDALSQHRQGILSMDVFRQAIAVDESETSPALCPSSGKVIFPEQLPTLDEVAGQLVEEAMKRSQDNQSIASRLLGISQPALSRRLKKSSQSPS from the coding sequence ATGACACATTCGAGTCTTTATCCCAAATTTCCGGTATTGCTGGTTGATGATGAGGTGGAGTGGTTGGAGAGTTTCAGCTTTACTCTGGAATATCAGGCCGGAATCACCCATGTCCTGACCTGCAGTCAAAGCCATAAGGTGATGGCGATGCTCAAGGAGCAACCATTCAGTCTGGTGATCCTCGATATGACCATGCCGCCACCGACCGGGGAACAGTTGTTGCCGTTGATTACTGAAGAGTATCCGGATGTGCCGGTGGTCGTGCTCAGTGGGCTCAATCAGCTTGATACGGCCGTCAATTGTATGAAGCTCGGGGCCACGGATTATTATACGAAAACCACGGAAATCAGCCATCTGATGACGGGATTGAAGCGCATTCTTACCGAACAGGATCTGCGTCGTGAGTTGCAAACACTCAAAAGTGGCTTGCTCAGCCATGGCTTGAATCATCCTGACGTTTTTGATGAGATTGTGACACGCAGCCCGATGATGATCGCGGTGTTCAAGTATCTTGAAGCCGTTGCCGGCAGTTGTGAACCCGTTCTGATCATTGGCGAGTCCGGGGCGGGCAAGGAGTTGATTGCTAAAGCTGTCCATCGCCTGAGTTGTCCTGATGCGCCATGGGTGGCAGTTAATGTTGCCGGACTTGATGACACCGCGTTCAGCGATACCTTGTTCGGCCATGTTCGTGGTGCGTTTACCGGAGCCGACAGACCCAGAGAGGGGATGATCGCCAAGGCTTCCGGGGGCGTTCTGTTTCTTGATGAGATTGGTGACCTGTCGTTGCAGTCGCAAGTTAAGTTATTGCGTCTGTTACAGGAAAAGGAATATTTTGCGCTGGGCAGCGATGCGCCGCGCCAGGTGGAAGCGCGCATCATCTGTGCAACCAATTGCGATCTTGCCGGAAAACAGCAGTCCGGTGCTTTTCGTAAAGATCTGTATTACCGCCTTTGCTCGCATCAAGTTGTACTGCCTCCGTTGCGTGAGCGCAGTGAAGATCTGCCCTTGTTGCTTAACTATTTTTTGCAACAGGCTGCTGATCAACTGAATAAAGAAGTGCCGACCTATCCACCACAATTACCGGTTTTGTTGTCAACGTATCACTTCCCCGGTAATATTCGTGAGTTGCGTGGCATGATTTACGATGCGTTGAGTCAGCACCGTCAGGGGATCCTGTCCATGGACGTATTCCGCCAGGCTATTGCTGTTGATGAGTCTGAAACCTCACCAGCCCTTTGCCCGAGCAGCGGTAAGGTGATATTTCCCGAACAACTTCCCACCCTGGACGAAGTTGCCGGGCAACTGGTAGAAGAAGCTATGAAACGTTCTCAGGACAATCAATCAATCGCCTCAAGGCTTTTAGGGATCTCCCAGCCCGCATTGAGCCGGCGCTTGAAAAAATCCTCTCAATCTCCCTCCTGA
- a CDS encoding methyl-accepting chemotaxis protein: MKNLNVSKKIFVLSMALIVGFSVTIGWVYSSFKDHLYQAKNTEIKHSVESTWSIVDYYAHSYKNGEMTLEQAQNAAKEAVSHSRFDHGNNYFWIQDATPTMVMHPLKPELDGKNLSNITDPNGKALFVEMAQVAGKDGEGFVAYQWNKPGATEPVGKSSYVKLQPDWGWIVGAGLYLDDIQAELNAIFYAVFAVVSVVMVLAMVLVYFVSRGISRPLKHAVEMLSSLEGGQLSSRMNLNQKDEVGQMAATMDKFADSLQNDIVASLRKLADGNLDFDVVPHSDKDEIRGALKALGSDMNEIMSQVQVAGEQIAAGSTEVSDSSQALSQGATESASSLEEISASMQELTSQIQLSADNASQASQLAGQARSAADSGKDSMQDMIGAMDDISASGQDIAKIIKVIDEIAFQTNLLALNAAVEAARAGQHGKGFAVVAEEVRNLAARSAKAASETAELIEGSVKKAENGVTIADRTANGFNDIVQSIVKVTDLVAEIASASSEQAQGVQQVSIGLSQIDQVTQQNTASAEEGAAAAEELSSQADQLRQMLGRFVLKQGQRRGVVSQEEPEQAPMAWQGSKPQIERVAYERKPHVLPAEPALPTPKPVTGWGENATR; this comes from the coding sequence ATGAAGAACTTGAACGTGTCCAAGAAAATTTTTGTACTGAGCATGGCCTTGATCGTCGGTTTTAGTGTGACAATCGGTTGGGTGTACAGCAGTTTTAAAGATCATCTGTATCAGGCGAAAAACACCGAAATTAAACATTCGGTCGAAAGCACCTGGAGTATTGTGGATTATTATGCACACTCCTACAAAAACGGCGAGATGACCCTTGAACAGGCCCAGAATGCAGCGAAAGAAGCTGTCAGTCATAGCCGTTTTGACCATGGCAACAACTATTTCTGGATTCAGGATGCGACACCGACCATGGTCATGCACCCGCTCAAGCCGGAATTGGATGGCAAGAACCTCAGCAATATTACCGACCCCAATGGTAAAGCACTGTTTGTTGAAATGGCGCAGGTTGCCGGCAAGGATGGCGAAGGCTTTGTTGCGTATCAATGGAACAAACCCGGTGCTACCGAGCCAGTTGGTAAATCCTCTTATGTCAAACTGCAACCGGATTGGGGCTGGATTGTCGGTGCCGGACTCTATCTCGACGACATTCAGGCTGAACTCAATGCCATCTTCTACGCCGTTTTTGCTGTGGTCAGTGTGGTCATGGTTCTGGCCATGGTTCTGGTGTATTTCGTCTCTCGCGGCATTTCGCGACCACTGAAACACGCGGTAGAGATGCTGTCCAGCCTCGAAGGCGGTCAGTTGTCTTCCCGAATGAACCTGAACCAGAAAGACGAAGTGGGACAGATGGCCGCCACCATGGACAAATTTGCCGACAGTCTGCAAAACGACATCGTGGCCTCTTTGCGCAAGTTGGCCGATGGCAACCTCGACTTTGACGTGGTTCCCCACAGCGACAAAGACGAAATTCGCGGCGCCCTCAAAGCACTTGGCAGCGACATGAACGAAATTATGTCCCAAGTCCAGGTGGCAGGAGAGCAGATCGCCGCCGGATCTACCGAAGTGTCCGATTCCAGCCAGGCCTTATCGCAAGGCGCCACGGAATCCGCCAGCTCCCTCGAAGAGATCTCCGCCTCCATGCAGGAGTTGACCAGCCAGATTCAACTCAGTGCCGACAACGCCAGCCAGGCCAGCCAGCTCGCCGGTCAGGCTCGGAGTGCCGCCGACAGCGGCAAAGACAGCATGCAGGACATGATCGGAGCCATGGACGACATCAGCGCCTCCGGTCAGGATATCGCCAAGATCATCAAAGTGATCGATGAGATCGCCTTCCAGACCAATCTTCTGGCGCTCAACGCCGCCGTTGAAGCCGCCCGCGCCGGACAGCACGGCAAAGGATTCGCCGTCGTTGCCGAAGAGGTGCGTAACCTGGCTGCCCGCAGTGCCAAAGCCGCCAGCGAGACCGCTGAACTGATCGAAGGCTCCGTCAAGAAAGCCGAAAACGGCGTAACCATTGCCGACCGTACGGCCAACGGCTTCAACGACATCGTACAAAGCATCGTCAAGGTCACTGATCTGGTCGCCGAGATTGCCTCGGCCAGCAGCGAGCAGGCCCAAGGAGTGCAACAGGTCAGCATTGGCCTGAGTCAGATCGATCAAGTAACCCAGCAAAACACGGCCAGTGCCGAAGAGGGCGCGGCCGCGGCCGAAGAGTTGTCCAGCCAGGCTGACCAACTGCGCCAGATGTTGGGTCGTTTCGTACTCAAACAGGGTCAGAGACGTGGCGTTGTCTCTCAGGAAGAGCCCGAGCAAGCACCGATGGCGTGGCAGGGATCGAAACCCCAGATTGAGCGTGTGGCTTATGAGCGCAAACCTCATGTGCTTCCAGCGGAGCCCGCTTTGCCGACTCCGAAGCCGGTCACTGGTTGGGGCGAAAATGCAACCCGTTAA
- a CDS encoding chemotaxis protein CheW, with the protein MSDAANTMVNETYETVDTAQKDLYLTFHIASEDFGIDIAHVIEIIGIQRITAVPDMPHYMQGVINLRGKVISVMDVRLRFDMERREYDERTCVVVVNVGEETVGLIVDRVNEVVEISSRQIQPVPQLQLNEDYIMGLGKLNDEVKILIDVARLINDGDLVEAA; encoded by the coding sequence ATGAGTGACGCAGCGAACACAATGGTAAACGAAACGTATGAAACCGTGGACACGGCTCAGAAGGATCTGTATCTGACCTTTCATATCGCCAGTGAGGACTTTGGAATCGATATCGCCCATGTGATTGAGATCATCGGCATCCAGAGAATTACCGCTGTTCCGGATATGCCACACTACATGCAGGGTGTGATCAATTTGCGCGGCAAAGTGATTTCAGTGATGGATGTCCGCCTGCGCTTCGACATGGAACGACGCGAGTATGACGAACGTACCTGTGTTGTCGTTGTCAATGTCGGAGAAGAGACTGTTGGACTAATTGTCGATCGGGTGAATGAAGTGGTCGAGATCAGCAGTCGCCAGATCCAGCCGGTGCCTCAGTTACAACTGAATGAGGACTATATTATGGGGTTGGGAAAGTTAAATGATGAAGTGAAAATCCTTATTGATGTTGCCCGGTTGATCAATGATGGAGACCTTGTTGAAGCAGCGTAA
- a CDS encoding methyl-accepting chemotaxis protein — protein MKNLNVSKKIFVLSMTLIVGFSVTIGWVYSSFKDHLYQAKNTEIKHSVESAWSIVDYYAHSYKNGEMTLEQAQNAAKEAVSHSRFDHGNNYFWIQDATPTMVMHPLKPELDGKNLSNITDPNGKALFVEMAQVAGKDGEGFVAYQWNKPGATEPVGKSSYVKLQPDWGWIVGAGLYLDDIQAELNAIFYAVFAVVSVVMVLAMVLVYFVSRGISRPLKHAVEMLSSLEGGQLSSRMNLNQKDEVGQMAATMDKFADSLQNDIVASLRKLADGNLDFDVVPHSDKDEIRGALKALGSDMNEIMSQVQVAGEQIAAGSTEVSDSSQALSQGATESASSLEEISASMQELTSQIQLSADNASQASQLAGQARSAADSGKDSMQDMIGAMDDISASGQDIAKIIKVIDEIAFQTNLLALNAAVEAARAGQHGKGFAVVAEEVRNLAARSAKAASETAELIEGSVKKAENGVTIADRTANGFNDIVQSIVKVTDLVAEIASASSEQAQGVQQVSIGLSQIDQVTQQNTASAEEGAAAAEELSSQADQLRQMLGRFVLKQGQRRGVVSQEEPEQAPMAWQTPQPQIERVAYGRKPHVAPVERTSEKGDVKIALDDEEFGRY, from the coding sequence ATGAAGAACTTGAACGTATCCAAGAAAATTTTTGTGCTGAGCATGACCTTGATCGTCGGTTTTAGTGTGACAATCGGTTGGGTGTACAGCAGTTTTAAAGATCATCTGTATCAGGCGAAAAACACCGAAATTAAACATTCGGTCGAAAGCGCCTGGAGTATTGTGGATTATTATGCACACTCCTACAAAAACGGCGAGATGACCCTTGAACAGGCCCAGAATGCAGCGAAAGAAGCGGTCAGTCATAGCCGTTTTGACCATGGCAACAACTATTTCTGGATTCAGGATGCGACACCGACCATGGTCATGCACCCGCTCAAGCCGGAATTGGATGGCAAGAACCTCAGCAATATTACCGACCCCAATGGTAAAGCACTGTTTGTTGAAATGGCGCAGGTTGCCGGCAAGGATGGCGAAGGCTTTGTTGCGTATCAATGGAACAAACCCGGTGCTACCGAGCCAGTTGGTAAATCCTCTTATGTCAAACTGCAACCGGATTGGGGCTGGATTGTCGGTGCCGGACTCTATCTCGACGACATTCAGGCTGAACTCAATGCCATCTTCTACGCCGTTTTTGCTGTGGTCAGTGTGGTCATGGTTCTGGCCATGGTTCTGGTGTATTTCGTCTCTCGCGGCATTTCGCGACCACTGAAACACGCGGTAGAGATGCTGTCCAGCCTCGAAGGCGGTCAGTTGTCTTCCCGAATGAACCTGAACCAGAAAGACGAAGTGGGGCAGATGGCCGCCACCATGGACAAATTTGCCGACAGTCTGCAAAACGACATCGTGGCCTCTTTGCGCAAGCTGGCCGATGGCAACCTCGACTTTGACGTGGTTCCCCACAGCGACAAAGACGAAATTCGCGGCGCCCTCAAAGCACTTGGCAGCGACATGAACGAAATTATGTCCCAAGTCCAGGTGGCAGGAGAGCAGATCGCCGCCGGATCTACCGAAGTGTCCGATTCCAGCCAGGCCTTATCGCAAGGCGCCACGGAATCCGCCAGCTCCCTCGAAGAGATCTCCGCCTCCATGCAGGAGTTGACCAGCCAGATTCAACTCAGTGCCGACAACGCCAGCCAGGCCAGCCAGCTCGCCGGTCAGGCTCGAAGTGCCGCCGACAGCGGCAAAGACAGCATGCAGGACATGATCGGAGCCATGGACGACATCAGTGCCTCCGGTCAGGATATCGCCAAGATCATCAAAGTGATCGATGAGATCGCCTTCCAGACCAATCTTCTGGCGCTCAACGCCGCCGTTGAAGCCGCCCGCGCCGGACAGCACGGCAAAGGATTCGCCGTCGTTGCCGAAGAGGTGCGTAACCTGGCTGCCCGCAGTGCCAAAGCCGCCAGCGAGACCGCTGAACTGATCGAAGGCTCCGTCAAGAAAGCCGAAAACGGCGTAACCATTGCCGACCGTACGGCCAACGGCTTCAACGACATCGTACAAAGCATCGTCAAGGTCACTGATCTGGTCGCCGAGATTGCCTCGGCCAGCAGCGAGCAGGCCCAAGGAGTGCAACAGGTCAGCATTGGCCTGAGTCAGATCGATCAAGTAACCCAGCAAAACACGGCCAGTGCCGAAGAGGGCGCGGCCGCGGCCGAAGAGTTGTCCAGCCAGGCTGACCAACTGCGCCAGATGTTGGGTCGTTTCGTACTCAAACAGGGTCAGAGACGTGGCGTTGTCTCTCAGGAAGAGCCCGAGCAAGCACCGATGGCGTGGCAGACCCCCCAGCCTCAAATCGAGCGCGTGGCTTATGGGCGTAAACCTCACGTTGCACCGGTTGAGCGCACGTCTGAAAAAGGCGATGTCAAAATTGCCCTTGATGATGAGGAGTTTGGGCGTTACTAA